From a single Streptomyces aurantiacus genomic region:
- a CDS encoding replication-relaxation family protein: MVNVDAGGGDRLALAVLAQYRMATTEQLHLLTAPGVRIEQTRRRMAKLRLEGLVDRVTLAQAGRTRVWFVTEYGARVAAQLPELRGWQAPRLASDRTAVRLKAGHGLTVTEVGLAFVQDARRRGEVCRPLDWIPEVYHPLGNGEAVIPDGLLYYRTGSDEEWSMLRAFVEVDRATMGPERLAAKIGAYARLHSYVPVPVGRPRQAFMEPLEEAWRRRYPVFPRLLFILDNTGVAGIQNRAQALRAAARGTGVAGFLRAVPVLVAAMADLLRDGPAAPVWRPVQDLSRHVDWTHRET; this comes from the coding sequence ATGGTGAACGTGGATGCGGGTGGCGGGGACCGGCTGGCATTGGCGGTGCTGGCGCAGTACCGGATGGCGACAACGGAGCAGCTGCACCTTCTGACCGCCCCCGGGGTGCGGATCGAGCAGACACGCCGCCGCATGGCCAAGCTGCGTCTGGAGGGGTTGGTGGATCGGGTCACGCTTGCGCAGGCCGGCCGGACGCGGGTCTGGTTCGTTACCGAGTACGGGGCGCGGGTGGCCGCGCAGTTGCCCGAGTTGCGGGGCTGGCAGGCGCCGCGCCTGGCGTCGGACAGGACGGCGGTGCGGCTGAAGGCGGGGCACGGGCTGACGGTGACGGAGGTGGGGCTGGCGTTCGTGCAGGATGCCCGGCGCCGCGGTGAAGTGTGCCGGCCCTTGGACTGGATCCCTGAGGTCTACCACCCCCTCGGGAATGGCGAGGCGGTCATTCCTGACGGGCTGCTGTACTACCGCACCGGCAGTGATGAGGAGTGGTCGATGCTGCGGGCGTTCGTGGAAGTCGACCGGGCGACCATGGGGCCTGAGCGCCTGGCAGCGAAAATCGGCGCTTATGCCCGGCTCCACAGTTACGTACCCGTGCCGGTCGGACGGCCCCGGCAGGCGTTCATGGAACCGCTGGAAGAGGCTTGGCGGCGGCGCTATCCGGTGTTTCCGCGGCTGCTGTTCATCCTGGACAACACCGGCGTGGCCGGTATCCAGAACCGTGCCCAGGCCCTGCGCGCAGCGGCCCGGGGTACGGGTGTGGCGGGCTTTCTGCGCGCGGTTCCGGTCCTGGTCGCGGCGATGGCCGACCTGCTGCGCGACGGGCCTGCAGCGCCCGTGTGGCGGCCGGTGCAGGACCTGAGTCGGCACGTGGACTGGACGCACCGGGAGACCTGA
- a CDS encoding IS5 family transposase (programmed frameshift) codes for MVERLVPDELWELFQQVVPEAPSRPQGGGRRRHGDREVLAAIVFVATSGCTWQQVPTASFGPSGATAHRRFTEWTKARVWAKLHRLVLDELGSRGELDWSRCAIDSVNMRALKKGELTGPNPVDRGKYGSKIHLITERTGLPLSIGISGANTHDSQALIPLVKGIPPIRSRRGPRRRRPHKLHADKGYDYNHLRRWLSSRGIRHRIARRGIESSARLGAHRWTVERTMSWLAGCRRLHRRYERKAEHFLAFTSIACTLICYRRLAK; via the exons ATCGTTGAGCGGCTGGTGCCGGACGAGTTGTGGGAGCTGTTCCAGCAGGTGGTGCCCGAGGCGCCGTCGCGGCCTCAGGGTGGTGGCCGGCGTCGGCACGGCGACCGTGAAGTGCTGGCCGCGATCGTCTTCGTGGCGACCTCGGGCTGCACGTGGCAGCAGGTGCCGACCGCCTCGTTCGGCCCGTCCGGCGCGACGGCCCATCGACGCTTCACCGAGTGGACGAAGGCCCGTGTGTGGGCCAAACTCCACCGCCTGGTCCTCGATGAACTCGGATCCCGCGGCGAGCTGGACTGGTCCCGGTGTGCGATCGACTCGGTCAACATGCGGGCCCTGAAAA AGGGGGAGCTGACAGGCCCGAATCCTGTAGACCGGGGCAAGTACGGGTCAAAGATCCACTTGATCACGGAGCGGACCGGACTGCCCCTGTCCATCGGCATCTCGGGCGCCAACACGCACGACAGCCAGGCATTGATCCCGCTGGTGAAGGGCATACCGCCGATCCGCTCCCGCCGGGGACCCCGGCGACGCAGACCCCACAAACTCCACGCTGACAAGGGCTACGACTACAACCACCTGCGACGATGGTTATCCAGCCGAGGAATCCGGCACCGCATCGCCCGCAGAGGTATCGAGTCCTCGGCCCGCCTGGGCGCCCACCGCTGGACCGTGGAGCGCACGATGTCCTGGCTCGCCGGATGCCGACGCCTACACCGCCGCTACGAACGCAAAGCCGAGCACTTCCTCGCCTTCACCAGCATCGCCTGCACCCTGATCTGCTACCGCAGACTCGCCAAATGA
- a CDS encoding pentapeptide repeat-containing protein, with translation MDFRGAVFSGGVVSFGDATFSGGTVSFGDATFSGGTVSFDDATFSGGATFPGGMVSFDRATFSGSAVSFDDATFSGGRVSFGDATFSGGTVSFDDATFSGGATFPGGMVSFDRATFSGSAVSFDDATFSGSRVSFDDATFSGSTVSFDRAAFSGSAVSFLDATFSGGMVLFEHATFSGGTVLFDRAAFSGSAVSFLDARFSGSRVSFDASAFSGGTVPFHYARFSGGLVSFDRATFSDGLMSFDGAAFSDDVVSFLDATGSIPPLQ, from the coding sequence ATGGACTTCCGCGGCGCGGTGTTCTCCGGCGGCGTGGTGTCCTTCGGCGACGCGACCTTCTCTGGCGGCACAGTGTCCTTCGGCGACGCGACGTTCTCCGGTGGCACAGTGTCCTTTGACGACGCGACGTTCTCCGGCGGTGCGACGTTCCCCGGCGGCATGGTGTCCTTCGACCGTGCGACGTTCTCCGGCAGCGCGGTGTCCTTTGACGACGCGACGTTCTCCGGCGGCAGGGTGTCCTTCGGCGACGCGACGTTCTCCGGTGGCACAGTGTCCTTTGACGACGCGACGTTCTCCGGCGGTGCGACGTTCCCCGGCGGCATGGTGTCCTTCGACCGTGCGACGTTCTCCGGCAGCGCGGTGTCCTTTGACGACGCGACGTTCTCCGGCAGCAGGGTGTCCTTTGACGACGCGACGTTCTCCGGCAGCACAGTGTCCTTCGACCGTGCGGCGTTCTCCGGCAGCGCGGTGTCCTTTCTCGACGCGACGTTCTCCGGCGGCATGGTGCTCTTCGAGCATGCGACGTTCTCCGGCGGCACGGTGCTCTTCGACCGTGCGGCGTTCTCCGGCAGCGCGGTGTCCTTCCTCGACGCGAGGTTCTCCGGCAGCAGGGTGTCCTTCGACGCTTCGGCGTTCTCCGGCGGCACGGTGCCCTTCCACTACGCGAGGTTCTCCGGCGGCCTGGTGTCCTTCGACCGTGCGACGTTCTCTGACGGCCTGATGTCCTTCGACGGCGCGGCGTTCTCTGACGACGTGGTGTCCTTCCTCGACGCGACCGGTTCGATTCCTCCGCTCCAATGA
- a CDS encoding preprotein translocase subunit SecA, which produces MGSRTKRRESRNKRHRRSVSGTPVLDPHAQVIADSLITMTTLMASFTGDDPASEADAAFTAAIEEFVVEVPRFDAIRLIEVARQQFLPMAREGEIPVTAEAGAVYVELLALIALTARQETGTAAASDAGFQEMSHFVSSAKKGLSKVLYLAQLRSFARADPTDKLAMVSLFIRGAEVWMRNPSYPEMVEETNLALLDGVESVRAALQAQLGFDATDAVAVLDACHDLQQDRLNDRIETMGNAVLDAMAAEEEGRADRHLTEQAMLSVTSMFEPPAEQATVTIDDIVAHTSLAEECVRAVVERFRLDLGTDSPMDVVEAFTSGRNPLRTRPLIVGADGRLMLPHPALNVFAVRENLEEHLKKTAPVWSQYAKHRGDLLESRTHAALERVLPGARFRDGLEYYLPASEDEAKAADPSKYTKRAEGDHLIVLDDVAIIVEDKAVALSALSRGGKTARIRTDLTGIITKAAEQAGRMRDAIERDGGLRSKNEGWIDLSQIREIHTIAVSLDDISTVLTATAELVRAGLLAAGNIPWTVSLHDLELITELVARPAEFLLYLRRRRNPDVTVMFRAPDEMDLFLYFFEAGLWVEPDPVQVRAAFPFLPEPATAELRRYRTRKPAFLTSRTDALDQWFHTQGGDGARSALAPKPAMVPSPLAPLVDELQSRNVTGWLSIGATLLSGATDVQRKFARHGDELLDNPSPKGRSLTVPLTASVDPAEGWLFVWATRPAGADPDETDRRLRDYLRAKKHQLGLPRGVVFLYDQPTRELLDICYEGHTGPLDAALTASLSSLRPPSELHRSIHPNAKRPQSGTRNAARHKRKR; this is translated from the coding sequence ATGGGCTCCCGCACGAAGCGACGCGAATCGCGCAACAAGAGACATCGCCGTTCCGTGTCGGGGACGCCGGTGCTCGATCCGCACGCGCAGGTCATAGCGGATTCCTTGATCACCATGACCACACTCATGGCCTCCTTCACTGGCGACGACCCTGCGTCTGAGGCTGACGCGGCCTTCACCGCGGCGATCGAGGAGTTCGTCGTGGAGGTGCCGCGGTTTGACGCGATCCGGCTTATCGAGGTGGCTCGTCAGCAATTCCTGCCGATGGCCCGCGAGGGCGAGATACCTGTCACTGCGGAAGCGGGCGCGGTCTATGTCGAACTGCTGGCGCTGATTGCTCTGACCGCCCGGCAGGAGACAGGGACGGCGGCCGCGTCCGATGCCGGATTTCAGGAGATGAGCCACTTCGTCTCCAGCGCGAAGAAGGGACTGAGCAAGGTCCTCTACCTTGCGCAGCTGCGTTCATTCGCACGTGCTGACCCGACCGACAAACTCGCCATGGTGTCCTTGTTCATTCGGGGTGCCGAAGTATGGATGCGCAATCCGTCATATCCTGAAATGGTAGAGGAAACCAATCTGGCGCTCCTTGACGGCGTTGAGAGCGTCCGCGCAGCCCTGCAGGCGCAACTGGGCTTCGACGCCACGGATGCAGTAGCCGTCCTCGACGCCTGCCACGACCTGCAGCAGGACAGGCTGAACGACCGTATCGAGACGATGGGCAATGCGGTCTTGGACGCGATGGCGGCGGAGGAGGAAGGCCGGGCGGACAGACATCTGACGGAACAGGCCATGCTCAGCGTCACGTCGATGTTCGAGCCACCTGCCGAGCAGGCCACTGTCACGATCGACGACATCGTTGCGCATACGAGCCTGGCCGAAGAGTGTGTCCGGGCCGTTGTCGAGCGGTTCCGCTTGGACCTGGGGACGGACAGTCCGATGGATGTCGTCGAGGCGTTCACCAGCGGAAGGAACCCACTGCGAACGCGGCCACTTATCGTGGGCGCAGACGGGCGTCTGATGCTGCCACACCCGGCGTTGAACGTGTTCGCTGTGCGGGAGAACCTCGAGGAACACCTGAAGAAGACGGCCCCGGTGTGGAGCCAGTACGCCAAGCACCGCGGAGACCTTCTCGAATCCCGCACACACGCCGCGCTGGAGCGTGTCCTTCCCGGCGCCCGATTCCGGGACGGGTTGGAGTACTACCTACCCGCGAGCGAGGATGAAGCCAAGGCCGCCGACCCGTCGAAGTACACCAAGCGCGCCGAGGGCGACCACCTCATCGTCCTCGACGATGTCGCCATCATCGTGGAGGACAAGGCCGTCGCCTTGAGCGCGCTATCCCGCGGGGGCAAGACGGCACGGATCCGTACCGACCTGACCGGCATCATCACCAAAGCAGCCGAACAGGCCGGGCGCATGCGCGACGCCATCGAGCGGGACGGCGGCCTCCGCAGCAAAAACGAGGGATGGATCGACCTCAGCCAAATCCGTGAGATCCACACCATCGCCGTCAGTCTCGATGACATATCGACGGTCCTGACTGCCACCGCCGAGCTGGTGCGGGCCGGCCTGCTGGCCGCGGGCAACATTCCATGGACGGTGTCCCTGCACGATCTCGAGCTGATCACCGAACTGGTGGCGCGTCCGGCCGAGTTCCTGCTGTACCTGCGTCGGCGCCGTAACCCCGACGTCACTGTGATGTTCCGTGCGCCCGACGAAATGGATCTGTTCCTATACTTCTTCGAGGCTGGCCTTTGGGTGGAACCCGACCCGGTGCAGGTACGTGCGGCGTTCCCCTTCCTGCCCGAGCCAGCCACAGCCGAACTGCGCCGCTACCGAACACGAAAGCCTGCGTTCCTGACCAGCCGAACCGATGCGCTGGACCAGTGGTTCCACACCCAAGGGGGCGACGGCGCGCGTTCAGCACTGGCGCCCAAGCCGGCAATGGTGCCATCGCCGCTCGCGCCGCTGGTCGACGAGTTGCAGTCCCGCAATGTCACTGGATGGCTGAGCATCGGCGCCACCCTGCTGTCTGGGGCAACCGACGTGCAGCGCAAGTTCGCCCGCCACGGCGATGAACTCCTCGACAATCCGAGCCCCAAGGGCCGTAGCCTGACCGTGCCGCTCACGGCCAGCGTCGACCCGGCAGAGGGCTGGCTGTTCGTGTGGGCCACCCGCCCGGCTGGAGCCGACCCCGACGAGACCGACAGAAGGCTCCGCGACTACCTCCGGGCCAAGAAGCACCAGCTCGGTCTGCCCAGAGGCGTCGTCTTCCTCTACGACCAACCGACCCGCGAGCTCCTCGACATTTGTTACGAAGGGCACACCGGGCCGCTTGATGCTGCGCTGACGGCCAGCTTGTCGTCCCTGCGGCCACCCTCAGAGCTTCATCGCTCGATCCACCCAAACGCCAAGCGGCCGCAGAGCGGCACGAGGAACGCAGCACGGCACAAGCGGAAGCGGTAG
- a CDS encoding P-loop NTPase fold protein, giving the protein MPGERFFNDDPVDGSADAPDLLGRQQYARHAVELLHQVREQSESGVLALIGPWGSGKSSVLQMTIQHLKNTVGATNTTRWSVAELNPWMYSDLESLTLALFSEIRAALPSGNQWSELRGKIGAFGQSISPLGKLTGLLGLDSSELINHVADRIAGDTSASAAKHTAEAALRQAALPVLMIMDDLDRLTPEELLVVFKLIRLVGHLPNVYYLISFDEQTLLDVLKRTDLVGSNDQRAQEFLEKLIQVRLDLPAFRDRDITAMTNRLLNSLLDSHQVSMTPDQERRFSEAYFRHLQDRLRTPRSIKRYFGQAGATLGSLAGEVDIVDFLIVTFLRTSEPGAYRMLGRHRAELTGTSTDPALHRDSRPGEHAERWKERLRQAGVAQDNLDGMLALLALLFPAVQQAVGNGSDPRATARRRGIGSQDYFDRYIVFTVPADDLPEAVFQQALAQLASGAEGDEAAQLLARLRDDTHRIVRRIDQLRADGIPVPAAALLQAMADNYGQLTAEPEVMGILGSDRRLRSLTPGLLLDLPPDQRPAAVTAMAATYDGAVLATRTLHSATNPDDTASEHVTTTEPWAAQARDALTGRLAEHLTPAAGRPASDITEQDDTLIWMWRHTDPTSLRTWLRDRLDHGWELLPLLAALIPPQQFPFPLIDNDTWAGLDAMFTHADLYTRLTPHLNTSPDTTPPTDHHQTKILQALRDRRPDQPQATPTTPETS; this is encoded by the coding sequence ATGCCCGGTGAACGCTTCTTCAACGATGACCCCGTCGACGGGAGCGCCGACGCTCCTGACCTGCTGGGGCGCCAGCAGTACGCCCGGCATGCCGTCGAACTTCTCCACCAGGTGCGCGAGCAGAGCGAGTCCGGAGTCCTCGCACTCATCGGCCCCTGGGGCTCTGGCAAGTCATCCGTCCTGCAGATGACGATCCAGCATCTCAAGAACACGGTCGGCGCCACCAACACCACCCGGTGGTCGGTCGCTGAACTGAACCCGTGGATGTACTCGGACCTCGAATCCCTGACGCTGGCCCTGTTCAGCGAGATCCGCGCCGCCCTCCCCAGCGGGAACCAGTGGTCCGAGCTACGCGGGAAAATCGGGGCGTTTGGCCAGTCGATCAGTCCACTGGGCAAGCTCACGGGATTGCTCGGCCTGGACTCCTCAGAGCTGATCAACCACGTAGCCGACCGGATAGCCGGAGACACCAGCGCCTCGGCCGCCAAGCACACCGCCGAAGCGGCCCTGCGACAGGCAGCCTTGCCGGTCCTGATGATCATGGACGATCTGGACCGGCTCACCCCCGAGGAACTGCTGGTCGTCTTCAAGCTCATCCGCCTGGTCGGCCACCTGCCGAACGTGTACTACCTGATCAGCTTCGACGAACAGACCCTCCTGGACGTCCTGAAACGGACCGACCTGGTCGGCTCGAACGACCAGCGCGCCCAGGAATTCCTGGAGAAGCTCATCCAGGTCCGGCTCGACCTCCCGGCCTTCCGCGACCGCGACATCACCGCCATGACCAATCGACTCCTCAACTCCCTGCTGGACTCCCACCAGGTGTCCATGACTCCGGACCAGGAACGGCGCTTCTCCGAGGCGTACTTCCGGCACCTTCAGGACCGGCTGAGGACCCCGCGGTCCATCAAACGCTACTTCGGCCAGGCCGGCGCGACGCTCGGCTCTCTGGCCGGGGAGGTCGACATCGTCGACTTCCTGATCGTCACCTTCCTGCGGACCAGCGAGCCCGGCGCCTACCGGATGCTGGGACGCCACCGCGCCGAACTGACCGGCACCAGCACCGACCCGGCGCTGCACCGCGACTCCAGACCCGGTGAACACGCCGAACGATGGAAGGAACGCCTGCGCCAGGCCGGCGTGGCCCAGGACAACCTCGACGGCATGCTCGCACTACTGGCCCTGCTGTTCCCCGCAGTCCAGCAGGCCGTCGGCAACGGCAGCGACCCCCGTGCCACGGCCCGCCGACGCGGGATCGGCAGCCAGGACTACTTCGACCGGTATATCGTCTTCACCGTCCCCGCCGACGACCTCCCAGAAGCCGTCTTCCAGCAGGCCCTCGCCCAACTGGCATCAGGAGCTGAGGGCGATGAGGCCGCACAGTTGCTGGCCCGGCTCAGAGACGACACCCACCGCATCGTCCGACGCATCGACCAACTGCGCGCCGACGGCATCCCGGTACCCGCGGCCGCGCTGCTCCAGGCCATGGCCGACAACTACGGCCAACTGACCGCCGAACCGGAAGTGATGGGCATTCTGGGGTCCGATCGACGGCTGCGTTCCCTGACCCCGGGCCTCCTCCTCGACCTGCCTCCCGACCAGCGACCCGCCGCTGTAACCGCTATGGCCGCCACCTACGACGGAGCAGTCCTCGCCACCCGAACCCTCCACAGCGCCACCAACCCCGACGACACCGCCTCCGAACACGTGACGACCACGGAACCGTGGGCGGCCCAGGCCCGCGACGCCCTCACCGGCCGCCTGGCCGAACACCTCACACCAGCCGCCGGACGGCCCGCCTCTGACATCACCGAGCAGGACGACACCCTGATCTGGATGTGGCGCCACACCGACCCCACCAGCCTCCGCACCTGGCTACGCGACCGCCTCGACCACGGATGGGAGCTCCTCCCGCTCCTGGCCGCACTCATCCCACCCCAACAGTTCCCCTTCCCCCTCATCGACAACGACACCTGGGCCGGCCTCGACGCCATGTTCACCCACGCCGACCTCTACACCCGCCTCACACCCCACCTCAACACCTCCCCCGACACCACACCCCCCACCGACCACCACCAGACCAAAATCCTCCAAGCACTCCGCGACCGCCGACCCGACCAGCCCCAAGCCACCCCCACCACCCCCGAAACCTCGTGA
- a CDS encoding ATP-binding protein yields the protein MERVVVVRRLLAVDRGEGGLSALHVRIAAGLAGVTERTVWRWLAEGREGRVEARPRQGGFTVGDALWEVLTQSGGNVAELRRRMLRAQDEGVLERWGVEVVPSLATLHRAVKDELRAGRVLQVARVASGRVEPSRYDRALAELGFIDGANGPPVVDGPDTELSGTDGEERSGVVKGAARVRVSGGVRLYAPGARLVSTRQVAAVVEAVGHTVAARGIGCVYGDTGLGKTVAVEQALHLLPGRVPVWRAVVGVGPGLPQVRAALCEALGLPSGSLTHRAGPADQALAEALAEPGVLFLDDAQRLSPPVLDYLRQLWDSPDCAAALVLCGAGSERALARAAAMRSRVLTWHQVSRLDTKDVPRTLGLFHPVWEDADPADLVRADEQTARGNFRTWAKITSHVCAARGRDLGAGVDRDAIDQACARLGPYP from the coding sequence GTGGAGCGGGTGGTGGTGGTGCGGCGGCTGCTGGCGGTGGACCGGGGTGAGGGTGGTCTGTCGGCGTTGCATGTGCGGATCGCGGCCGGTTTGGCGGGGGTGACGGAGCGGACGGTGTGGCGGTGGCTGGCTGAGGGTCGCGAGGGGCGGGTGGAGGCGCGGCCGCGGCAGGGCGGGTTCACGGTGGGCGACGCCTTGTGGGAGGTGCTCACCCAGTCCGGCGGGAACGTCGCCGAGTTGCGCCGCAGGATGCTCCGGGCGCAGGACGAGGGCGTGCTGGAGCGCTGGGGTGTCGAGGTGGTGCCGTCGTTGGCGACGCTGCACCGTGCGGTCAAGGACGAGTTGCGGGCGGGCCGGGTGCTTCAGGTCGCCCGCGTGGCGTCGGGCCGGGTGGAGCCGAGCCGGTACGACCGGGCACTGGCCGAACTCGGTTTCATAGATGGTGCGAACGGTCCGCCGGTGGTGGACGGCCCGGATACCGAGCTGTCCGGTACGGATGGTGAGGAACGGTCCGGCGTGGTGAAGGGTGCTGCGCGTGTCCGGGTGTCGGGTGGGGTGCGTCTGTACGCGCCGGGGGCGCGGCTGGTGTCCACGCGGCAGGTGGCCGCCGTGGTGGAGGCGGTGGGGCACACGGTCGCCGCGCGGGGGATCGGCTGCGTGTACGGGGACACGGGGCTGGGGAAGACGGTCGCGGTCGAGCAGGCTCTGCATCTGCTGCCCGGCCGGGTGCCGGTGTGGCGGGCGGTGGTGGGGGTCGGGCCCGGGCTGCCGCAGGTGCGGGCTGCGTTGTGCGAGGCGCTGGGGCTGCCGTCGGGGTCTTTGACCCACCGAGCCGGACCGGCCGACCAGGCGCTGGCGGAGGCGCTGGCCGAGCCGGGTGTGCTGTTCCTCGACGACGCGCAGCGTCTGTCGCCGCCGGTGCTGGACTACCTGCGGCAGCTGTGGGATTCGCCGGACTGTGCGGCTGCCCTGGTGCTGTGCGGGGCCGGCAGCGAGCGGGCGCTGGCCCGGGCAGCGGCGATGCGCTCGAGGGTCCTGACCTGGCACCAGGTCAGCCGCCTCGACACGAAGGACGTGCCGCGGACGCTGGGTCTGTTCCACCCGGTGTGGGAGGACGCTGATCCGGCCGATCTGGTGCGGGCGGATGAGCAGACCGCCCGCGGCAACTTCCGTACCTGGGCGAAGATCACCTCGCATGTCTGCGCCGCCCGGGGCCGCGACCTCGGCGCGGGTGTGGATCGGGACGCGATCGACCAGGCCTGCGCCCGGCTCGGCCCCTACCCATGA
- a CDS encoding ATP-binding protein: MTAATYQYVDLPDAAVVTTRALLTARENITDTVAARAMMCIHGGAGHGKTLAVNTCLRELEPGEDVRRVTFRARPTARAVRYELFTALDLAGEPPRHPSEFDRLLKTALAERPRTFLVDEAQWLNGEAFEYFRYLWDEPSTQLAIIFVGGEGCHTVLRREPMLSSRIFIWQHFTRLTPGEVLEAIPFFHPIWADTDPDDITFADQHAAHGNFRAWAQLTAHTRTALARTGRPRADRELLRWAFSRLA; the protein is encoded by the coding sequence ATGACCGCGGCCACCTACCAGTACGTCGACCTGCCCGACGCAGCCGTCGTCACCACCCGCGCCCTGCTCACCGCACGGGAGAACATCACCGACACCGTCGCCGCACGCGCCATGATGTGCATCCACGGCGGCGCCGGCCACGGCAAGACCCTCGCCGTCAACACCTGCCTGCGCGAACTGGAACCGGGCGAGGACGTCCGACGGGTCACCTTCCGCGCCCGCCCCACCGCCCGGGCCGTGCGCTACGAACTGTTCACGGCCCTCGATCTGGCCGGTGAACCACCGCGCCACCCCAGCGAGTTCGACCGCCTGCTGAAAACTGCCCTGGCCGAACGCCCCCGAACCTTCCTCGTCGACGAGGCCCAATGGCTCAACGGGGAAGCATTCGAATACTTCCGCTACCTGTGGGACGAACCCTCAACCCAGCTCGCCATCATCTTCGTCGGCGGCGAGGGCTGCCACACAGTGCTGCGCCGCGAACCGATGCTCTCCTCCCGCATCTTCATCTGGCAGCACTTCACCCGCCTCACCCCCGGCGAGGTCCTCGAAGCCATCCCCTTCTTCCACCCGATCTGGGCCGACACCGACCCCGACGACATCACCTTCGCCGACCAACACGCAGCCCACGGCAACTTCCGCGCCTGGGCCCAGCTGACCGCCCACACCCGTACCGCACTCGCCCGCACCGGCCGGCCCCGGGCGGACCGGGAATTGCTGCGCTGGGCCTTCAGCCGCCTCGCATGA